From the genome of Legionella beliardensis:
TAGAACTTAGTGTTTAACTACTTACTTCTAAGTTCTATTTTACGCCTATTCTATTACAAGATTAGCTACAGATAATAACTTTACTAATTTTTCACAATTGCGGTAACTTAAAGACTTTAAGGGGCTAAACGTTGATGCAGCCACTCATTACTACTATCTTTATAATATTGTAGTCGATCATGCAACCTCTTATCACGTCCTTGCCAAAATTCTATTTCATTAGGAATTAAACAATAGCCACCCCAATAGTCAGGCCGCGTAACTTGCTGTTGTTGCTGATAGAGAGATTCGATACGCTTAAAACTTGCCTCAAGGGTCTGCCTGTCTTGAACAGGGCGGCTTTGTGGTGAAGCAATAGCACTTAACTGACTTTCTAATGGCCTAGTCACAAAATAAGCATCTGACTGTGTAGCTGTTGTCTTTTCTACAGCACCACGTATGCGAATTTGGCGAGCCATTTGTGGCCAATAAAAATTAAGAGCGGCATAGGGCATGTATTTTAGCTGCCGCGCTTTATTACTTTCATAATTGGTAAAGAAAATAAACGCACCATTTTCTATTCCTTTTAACAAAACTACCCTTGAATCAGGGTGCCCTTGTGTATCTACTGTAGACAGAACCATAGCAGTAGGATCGCTTTTTTCTACCTTAAGTATTTCCTCAAACCAACTTTTAAATAATATAAAGGGGTCTTGCTCTATGGAATTATCATCTAGATTTAAATTCCCATATTCTCTACGAATACCAGCTATTGTCGGCCAATCAGTCATGTCTTGAACAAGTAAAAAAATAGGCTTTCAGTATAAAGCGAAAGCTAAATGTGGAACAAGCAAATTTATAGTTATTTAGCATACCTTTAAGTCATGTAAAAATGATGAAATTACCTTACTAGCTCGTTTTTTTATAAAACTTAATTTTTTACAGCGGAAAAATGACTTGTATCGAGCTAGCGTATCGATTACACTCTTTCAACTATCAATTTGCTCTTTTTTAAAACAGGACAACCTGAGCTAGATGAAGCAAACGCAATTTGATTAACTAAAGGATATATAAGAAGGATATGCCCAAAGAATATTCTAAGTAATGAATAGGGTGCAACTTAAATTACAAGTAATTGATACAGACTTTAAGAGCTTATGCCATTTAATAATTAGAATTTAGGCCTGCCAATGCTAACTTATTATCTTCAGGTAATTGAATCATTTAAAGAACATCAGCTTTCTATTCTTCTTCGTGACATACGAGAAAAAGTGATAGGTTTCCTTGAAAGTGACTATTTCGACGTCGAAGCAAAAAAACTTTTTGAAGATATAGCCGGTTGCCGATTTTTTTTAATGTCACCGGTGCTTAAAATACCTGACTTTGATGCGTCTACTAAGGCAGCTTACGTCTTAACTACCGATAATAAGCTGTATTATTTTAATAGAGCGCTTGCAGAACCTTTCACCCAGATTAACCTCTCTGCAGAAAGTTATGATGCACTAATAAAAGAGCTTGCTGTATCGCCGCTAATTGAGGGACAAGTTTGTAAAAAAATTACGAATTACCTGACCAAAGCACAATTAGATACCATTAGTAAGCACTCTGGGCACGAGCATATCGCTAACTGTCGCCTTTTCTTCACATCATCTACACCAAAAGCAACTGATTTTGATGAGAATACAAAGAAAGCTTACATTTTAACACCAGATAATAAACTTTATTATTTTAATCGTGCACTGCAAATACCACTTACTGAAATTCCTATTAGTGAGGAAGAGTGCCTAGCTTTAAAAACTAATTTTGCCATAACGCCTCTAGATGAGGGACAAACTTATAAAAAAATTAATCATGCACTAACGCTTGCCCAGTTATCTCTTATTACCAAATACTCAGGACATCAGTATAAGGAAGACGATCAAGAACTTCCCTTTACTAATTTTGAATCTCAGCCAAAACAAATTGTTCAACTTAAAGAAACGATTAATGGCTTGCATCATGGAGAATTAGCTTTTCAGGATTTAGAAGCCGTTAATTTACGCGATGGTAAAAACCGCATACAAGATATTATTACTCTTTGCTTGCATACTATCAGGGAGGGCTATCTGGCAAGTTATCGTTTAACTCATCTTGATATAAATATTCAGCAAATATTTACCCGAGAAATTGGCTTAATATTAACATTACTCGCTAAAGTTCAAAATTACGCAGCGACTTATGAGGATAAAGCGACAAAATTAGCAGAAATGGTACAGTCTTATCCTATAAGCTATACCGCAGGTAATATAGCCGGTATTGCGGTCGATCAAATGCAGCCGTATACAGGGCATATTGATTACAATTTTCTAGCTCATTTTAGCGCCATACTGCCAAGATACATTCAGCAACTCACTGAATATATTCATAAATATACAAATGAACTAACAGAGTTAGAGCCTACTTTAGATAAAGCGAAAATTAATGAGCTAGAAGAGAACGCCATTAAGCTACTCCAGGCAATTAATAATCTCCAAGACAATACGTTTCTTTTTACATTTAAAGGGATTAATTACCTTCATATTATTCAGCATGTCACGATGCTTGCTATGTCGACTCTAGAGCAAATGGGCCACATGAGTGACACCACGCAAGATGCTATCCGTGATAAATTACGCTTATTAAAGTACACCTTACTTGTTCAACTCTTTGCCCTGACCGATAAGGTTGAAGATGAGGCATTATTAGCACCGGGTACTTTGTCAGATCCTCTAATGCAAGCTGTTGTGCCGCTTTACCAAGAAATCATTAGATATGCCTCTAAGCCTGTTGATTTTTCAAAAAAAGGCCAGGAATTATTAACGATAGAAGACCCTAAATTTATTCAGTTACGTATTAAAGAAACCCAGCAAAGAATTAATGCCGCAAAAAAACAACTCTTTAAAGCGCAGGAAATTCAAGATGCATTTAATTCATTTTTCACAATTCTAGAAAGCCAGCGTGGCTTTAACCGCATTATCGATTTGCCTGACTCAGTTAAAAAAGAACTAACAGCAAATTATATTTATATTCATGCTTACTTTGAAAAAATCGACGTAGAATTACATAATGAAATTCTACGCGGCCTACAAAATAGTGCTGGAACCCATCTTGATCAATTACGCAATATTTATTTTCAAGCGCGCGGCCATACAACTGATCATATTAAAAAGTTAGTTGCCTTAAAGCCTTCCTTAATTAGTGCATTAGCAAGTGATGTAGCCACACATAAATTCCACATAGAATCTAATCAGCGATTAATTGAAAGCATTTACAAGCGTGCTGATTTAACAGTATGTCCTATTGAATTTACAGATAATC
Proteins encoded in this window:
- the pdxH gene encoding pyridoxamine 5'-phosphate oxidase, whose translation is MTDWPTIAGIRREYGNLNLDDNSIEQDPFILFKSWFEEILKVEKSDPTAMVLSTVDTQGHPDSRVVLLKGIENGAFIFFTNYESNKARQLKYMPYAALNFYWPQMARQIRIRGAVEKTTATQSDAYFVTRPLESQLSAIASPQSRPVQDRQTLEASFKRIESLYQQQQQVTRPDYWGGYCLIPNEIEFWQGRDKRLHDRLQYYKDSSNEWLHQRLAP